The window AGCATGGGTGTCACTACTGTGTACATGACTGTGGCTACCCGGTCCTTCACCACTGAGTACATGGACAGGGGCCTAAAGTAGACGTAGATGATACTCCCATAGAACAAGGCCACGACAGTGAGGTGGGAGCCACAGGTGGAGAAGGCCTTCCACTTGCCAGCCGCAGAGGGAATTCTGAGTACAGTGATGATGATTCGCAGGTAGGAGAAGAGGATGCACAGGAAGGGGGTCGCGATGACAGCCAGGGTCTCAGTCATGACCACTATCTGGCTGGAGGATGTGTCAGAGCAGGATAGCTTTAGCACAGGCTGGGTATCACAAAAGAAGTGCTTGATGACATGGGAGGCACAGAAGGACAGGCGGGACATGAGTAGCACCCGGAGCAGGGAGTGCAGGTGGGAGATGGTGCAAGAAGCCAGCAGCATGAGGTGGCAACGCCGTGGGTTCATGACCACATCATAATGGAAGGGGTTGCAGATGGCTACCAGCCGGTCTATGGCCATAGAGGCCAATAGGTAACTGTCAGTATTTGCAAAGGCCATGAAAAAATACATCTGGACCAGGCAACCTATGAAGGAAATAGCCTTGGTCTCTGATAGTAAATTTGCCAACATTTTGGGCACAATAACTGTTGTAAAGCAGATATCTGTGAAGGACAGGTTGCTGAGGAAAAAGTACATAGGGGTATGGAGTCGGGAGTCAGAGTGGATAACCAGGATGATGAGTAAATTGCCCATGACAGTGACGAGGTACATGATGAAGAAGATGGCAAAGAGTGGTTTCTGTAGCTGAGGGTTGGAAGAGATGCCCAGGAGGATAAAGCCTGAGTCGCTGCTGTAGTTCTTTGTCTCCATGTCTGTGCCTTCGTGGACAGGGTGTGGAGAAGCAGTTGGAGAGATGTGAAGTGAGATTTCATCAAGTCACCTTCCTCCCTGATCTCCAGCCTATGAAAAAAATACCCCTGCTTTGTTAGAATTTTAAAGAGCATTTACTTTAAGAAATGACTGGGAAGACAGAATAAAATCCAAcgtggaaaaaataaagaaaattctaatcTGTTTTCTCAATAAGAAGCTAAAGGTTTATCCCAAGTGTCTTAGGAACTTCTCCATAGCCTGATATGTGTGAGTTCTctcaattctctttttaaatattcttcttagGTTGTTTCTTGACCAGATgcttattctcttttttccccgCCCTCCATGTTCCAGGGAAGAAGCTATTGGGTTTTGCCTGGAGTCAGGATACTTTCATTGAAGGTGTATCCATGAATTGTGTCCTCTCCCAAGGATTCTGTCCTACTCTATAGAGCAGAGGTGGTGGCTGTGGTAATGGGCATAGGATAAAAGTGAGCATCAGTGACATCGGTGCTCCTTGGTATCCACAGAAATTAGATGAGCTTTGCCTAAGTCTTCATAGCATAACCTGCTTCATGCTTCATGTTTATTtaagcaatttcttttctttttattttatttatttatttatttattttttttgctaaaatGCTCTGGATACAGATGGCTTTGCTTCAGGGCTGCCAGTCAAAATAGGAATACTTCCGTGAAAAGCCTACATTACTGTGTTTAATtttgaaagtatatatttttctgattaaacAACTATGAGATCCTCATTCTCAACATTCAAGTATCATTGGAATAGAAAGCTTTCAACACAAGACCCTTCCTTACCAATATCATGGATAAGAAACACACATTAAAAGTTATGGTCCATGTccaattgcatggagcactgggtgtggtgcaaaaataatgaatactgttatgctgaaaataaaaaataaataaaaaaaaagaattctaaaacaagaaaataaaagtacatgGTCTTTAAAGCTCAGGATAATAGAGCCACAGAATGTGTTAGAATCAATTtactcattattttattcaataattattttgtgcctactatgtgcaagtTACTGTCTATAGTTTGGTACATGCTCAAATTCTATGCATGTATGTTTCacattcacttttaaaataaacttacattTGTTTTGCAAAAAGAATTTTATGGTCATTTTGGGAGGTGTTAGAGGTCTTAACTAACCCTACTGTGGTATCGTTTACGAATTTGTGTATCAAGTcctcatgttgtacaccttaaacttacacaatattacCTGTCCATCacacctcagtaaagctggagaGAGAAGTCAGTTTTCTCAATTAATAACATCCAGTGTGACTGTAATATACCCAAGGGGATTTTTTAATGGGAGTTGACAAGGTCATTGTAAAACTCATCTAGAAGAGGAAATGGCTACAGAAAGAcaagataatttttgaaaaaattagaataacaGCAGAGAATTTTTCTAACCAAAACTCAAAGCATGTAATGATGAAACACAGTAAGATAATgttacacacagagaaaaacagaagaggggTCAACTTTAAGTACTCTATGTACTTGTACTTGGATATGTATATAGATCTTGAACTATGTGCTACTTCAATAATATGTTTATTTCATAATGATGAAAAATGGATGATATACTATATAAGATACTTGATATTATGGTAATTGTATCTTTGGAAGAGAAGGCTAGATTTCTATCTAACACGCATAGAAATAAATCCCATATGAATGaacaaactaaaaggaaaaatatccaaACTGTAAAGTAAGTATTAGCCAAAAAGCAGTATATATTTAGTGGTCTTAGAACAGGGATAGCATTccaatgaagaaaaaatgtaGAGACTTAATGACAAAATACTGTgctcaaaaatatgaaaattacacCAAAAGGGATAATATGTAAAACTAAACTTTACAGTgatcactcaaaaaa of the Mustela nigripes isolate SB6536 unplaced genomic scaffold, MUSNIG.SB6536 HiC_scaffold_630, whole genome shotgun sequence genome contains:
- the LOC132008662 gene encoding olfactory receptor 1L4-like — encoded protein: METKNYSSDSGFILLGISSNPQLQKPLFAIFFIMYLVTVMGNLLIILVIHSDSRLHTPMYFFLSNLSFTDICFTTVIVPKMLANLLSETKAISFIGCLVQMYFFMAFANTDSYLLASMAIDRLVAICNPFHYDVVMNPRRCHLMLLASCTISHLHSLLRVLLMSRLSFCASHVIKHFFCDTQPVLKLSCSDTSSSQIVVMTETLAVIATPFLCILFSYLRIIITVLRIPSAAGKWKAFSTCGSHLTVVALFYGSIIYVYFRPLSMYSVVKDRVATVMYTVVTP